The Dehalococcoidia bacterium genome segment CGGGATCGCGCTTAGTCAAGAGGAGCCCTCATGGTCCGTCGCGGGAGCCCGGCACGGCCATCTCCGCCGGGGACGACCGTTTCCCTCGGCTTACGACCCCGAGTGGCCGCGAGTACGGGAGGCCCCTCCGACGAGCCTCACGCCCCTTCGGCTGCCTCGAATGCTGGCGGCAATGGGCAGCCGCAAACTCCGACAGCGCCCCTTGCGGGCGACTAGCCGCCTTCTAAGACCATGAAGGTGCCTGTCATGAGGCCGGCCAGCCGCCCATCCTCAGCCGTGGCCGTCGCCTGCGCCACGGCAATGCGGCCGCCCTTCTGCACCACCCGCGCTTCCGCTCTGAGCTTCCCACCACGGACGGCGCTGAGGTAGTTGATCTTCGCCTCCACCGTGGCGCAAATCTCGCCTTTATTCAAAAGCGAGGTAACAGCGCCGCCCATCGCCGTGTCCATGGCAGCAAAGAGGACAGCGCCATGAAGCACCCCGTTGGGGTTCATGAGATGCGGGCCGCCTTCCACCTCCAGAAGGACCCGCCCGTCCCCTCGCTCCAGGACCTCGAGCCCCATCGTCGCCAGTAGTCCGCTTTGGTCCGGGCCGGATCGCGCAAGGCGCCCGAGGTAGAATTCAGCCTCGACTAGCAAGGCCGCGTCGATCTGATCGATAAGTGCCCTCAGCCGAGCCTTGCTGTCCATAGCCTCGTCGCTCATCGCTCTTTGCTCTCCTTGCGCTGGCCCCTCACGATGCTAAGGGGCATCCTTGACTTGTGCCACGCATCGTCCTCGACTTCGAACCACCGAACGCCGATGCGCCTCAGCTGGCCGGCGACACCTCGGACCTCGCGTACTTTCTCTCGTGGGCATTCTCTGCACGCTATGGCGGCAACCACGAGATGTCCGTTGCATCTCTCATCCTGCGTGGGGAGTTCAAGATCGACCTCCGCCCGCTGCTCACCTTCGCCGACCGCGAAGTCGAGACCGAGGCCGACGCAGACATGCTAGAGAAAGCCTGGCAGGAACCCGGGCCGCTGGCGGACTGCTGTGACCGCGTCGTGCAGGCGTTCGACAGCGGCGAGAAGCGACTCTCCGCCCTCACGGAAGAGTATCCGGACCTCGTCCGGCAGATCGGCGAACTGGGTCAAATCGCCCGGTGGGCTGCTAACGCCGGTCTCCGCATCCGGGTGACTTTCAGCATGGAACCGCTGACTTGAG includes the following:
- a CDS encoding PaaI family thioesterase codes for the protein MSDEAMDSKARLRALIDQIDAALLVEAEFYLGRLARSGPDQSGLLATMGLEVLERGDGRVLLEVEGGPHLMNPNGVLHGAVLFAAMDTAMGGAVTSLLNKGEICATVEAKINYLSAVRGGKLRAEARVVQKGGRIAVAQATATAEDGRLAGLMTGTFMVLEGG